From the Odocoileus virginianus isolate 20LAN1187 ecotype Illinois chromosome 21, Ovbor_1.2, whole genome shotgun sequence genome, one window contains:
- the PDHA2 gene encoding pyruvate dehydrogenase E1 component subunit alpha, testis-specific form, mitochondrial produces the protein MKKMLTEAVSRVLSGVTQKPASRVLAASCKYSNNATFEIKKCGLYRLEEGPPVTTVLTREDGLKYYKMMQTVRRMELKADQLYKQKFIRGFCHLCDGQEACCVGLEAGINPTDHVITSYRAHGFSYTRGLTVRSILAELTGRRGGCAKGKGGSMHMYAKNFYGGNGIVGAQGPLGAGVALACKYKGNNEVCLTLYGDGAANQGQISEAYNMAALWNLPCIFICENNRYGMGTSVERAAANTDYYKRGNFIPGLRVDGMDILCVREATKFAADYCRSGKGPILMELLTYRYHGHSMSDPGISYRTREEIQSVRSKSDPIMLLKDKMVNNKLASVEELKEIDVEVKKEIDDAAQFAMTDPEPPLEELGHHIYSSNPPFDIRGANQWIKFQSIS, from the coding sequence ATGAAGAAGATGCTGACCGAGGCTGTCTCTCGCGTGCTGTCTGGCGTCACCCAGAAGCCCGCTAGCAGAGTGCTTGCGGCCTCCTGTAAATATTCAAACAATGCTACCTTTGAGATTAAGAAATGCGGTCTTTATCGGTTGGAAGAGGGTCCGCCAGTCACCACCGTGCTCACCCGGGAGGATGGACTCAAATACTATAAGATGATGCAGACGGTTCGTCGAATGGAACTGAAGGCAGATCAGTTGTACAAGCAGAAATTTATTCGTGGTTTCTGTCACCTGTGTGATGGTCAGGAAGCTTGTTGTGTGGGTCTTGAGGCTGGGATAAATCCCACCGATCACGTCATTACGTCCTATCGGGCTCACGGCTTCAGTTATACGCGGGGACTTACTGTCCGATCAATTTTGGCAGAGCTGACAGGACGAAGAGGTGGTTGCGCTAAAGGAAAAGGAGGGTCCATGCATATGTATGCCAAGAACTTCTATGGGGGCAATGGCATTGTCGGCGCCCAGGGACCATTGGGAGCTGGTGTTGCTCTGGCCTGTAAATACAAGGGGAACAACGAGGTGTGTTTGACTCTGTATGGCGATGGCGCTGCTAATCAGGGTCAGATATCTGAAGCTTACAATATGGCGGCTTTGTGGAATTTGCCTTGCATTTTCATCTGTGAGAATAACCGCTATGGAATGGGAACATCTGTGGAGAGAGCTGCAGCCAACACTGATTACTACAAGAGAGGCAATTTTATCCCTGGTCTAAGAGTAGATGGAATGGATATTCTATGTGTTCGGGAGGCAACTAAGTTTGCAGCTGACTATTGTAGATCTGGAAAGGGGCCCATACTGATGGAGCTGCTGACATACCGTTATCATGGACACAGTATGAGTGATCCTGGAATCAGTTACCGTACACGAGAAGAAATTCAGAGTGTAAGAAGTAAGAGTGATCCTATTATGCTTCTCAAAGATAAAATGGTAAACAACAAGCTTGCCAGTGTTGAAGAATTGAAGGAAATTGATGTTgaagtgaagaaagaaattgaTGATGCAGCTCAATTTGCTATGACTGATCCAGAACCACCTTTGGAAGAATTAGGCCATCACATCTACAGCAGTAATCCACCTTTTGATATTCGTGGTGCAAATCAGTGGATCAAGTTTCAGTCAATCAGTTAA